A window of Lepidochelys kempii isolate rLepKem1 chromosome 1, rLepKem1.hap2, whole genome shotgun sequence contains these coding sequences:
- the LOC140905283 gene encoding transcriptional regulator QRICH1-like isoform X1 yields the protein MHTCVRTHPVRGMHTSRHTQPQARTPRLRHARPRKARTPNPRRAPPPEARAPACTPILRPAHAPAPIFPSAGRTWPPVLRRMHHSIQYEDHQSMKAHSIPQHHMKVFLDSLSSQGPEEVQQFVHSPISVYQQGNHYIYMGSTDVSGPLLELVHPVTSPLQHPALSYCGPLEHQHIQVYHTQPQQGHQIEMQQNNLIKQVQLQIEAQPSPEGQFNTPTSEWERRLSCISQPMKKRKIDMPVEDNYSNSQSSLQNIPITVLTMPSHTQQQAYNSLQQELLTVDSNQLYGLAPATGTNGHLPDVESWAVCPHAICPETQNMMNTPVYRDACGIIQIGEMAMNMTSIKLEESKDNFQAVSEARKSIQESPIPSTPCFPVQCVNKNGNTHLPLAVQSGKRMYQSAEYWDEQQVQCSQSLPHLQIQTDLHLPFKLKPEEGANFWKSWAQIKNEDVWKDAGKNPQGFGRRKPMTFREDVLSVPIAELNYGLCLMIKEARKQDGSSYEADMLYYLFLCIQKYMFDNDRIDNIFADLYYVKFLERLHGVMKGWCPRVSPSGYVLSSCIMEEMLWDCKQLGAHSPATLLFTLMYFNTKYFILKTVEQHAQLAFSKILKQTRKNTGIGKDKCSIIRFLRLYGQILGGRKDETYVEQPENPDNPLQCPIKLYDFYCFKCPQGVKGPSDAFYLVPEPVVAPNSPIWYSAQPVKVDVMEQMLTRILVVKEVQEAHAKTHISA from the exons ATGCACACCTGCGTACGCACACACCCTGTCCGAGGCATGCACACCTCCAGACACACCCAACCCCAGGCACGCACACCTCGCCTGAGGCATGCACGCCCGCGTAAGGCTCGCACCCCCAACCCCAGGCGTGCACCCCCGCCCGAGGCACGCGCACCCGCGTGCACACCCATTCTCAGGCCCGCGCACGCGCCTGCGCCTATCTTCCCCTCAGCTGGACGCACCTGGCCCCCTG TTCTCAGAAGGATGCACCATTCCATCCAGTATGAAGATCACCAAAGTATGAAAGCCCATTCAATACCTCAACATCACATGAAAGTATTTCTAGACTCGTTAAGTAGTCAAGGGCCAGAAGAAGTACAGCAATTTGTGCATTCTCCAATCTCGGTATACCAACAAGGAAATCATTATATATACATGGGCAGCACCGATGTATCAGGGCCTTTGTTAGAGTTGGTGCATCCAGTTACATCTCCTCTCCAACATCCAGCACTAAGCTACTGTGGACCACTGGAGCATCAGCATATTCAAGTGTACCATACACAGCCTCAACAAGGCCATCAAATAGAAATGCAGCAAAATAATTTGATCAAACAAGTACAACTGCAGATAGAGGCTCAGCCCTCCCCTGAAGGGCAATTTAATACACCAACTTCTGAATGGGAAAGAAGACTGTCATGTATTTCTCAACctatgaagaaaaggaaaattgaCATGCCAGTAGAAGACAACTACAGTAATAGTCAAAGTTCTCTGCAGAATATACCTATTACTGTACTAACAATGCCTAGCCATACCCAACAGCAGGCTTACAATTCTCTTCAACAAGAACTGCTAACAGTAGATAGCAATCAACTGTATGGACTTGCACCTGCTACAGGAACAAATGGCCATCTGCCTGATGTAGAATCATGGGCAGTTTGTCCTCATGCAATTTGCCCTGAAACTCAGAATATGATGAATACCCCTGTTTATCGGGATGCCTGTGGTATTATTCAGATTGGTGAAATGGCTATGAATATGACTAGCATTAAGTTAGAAGAAAGCAAGGATAATTTTCAAGCTGTTTCAGAAGCTAGAAAGAGTATTCAGGAGAGTCCTATTCCTAGCACACCCTGTTTCCCAGTGCAATGTGTAAATAAGAATGGAAATACACACCTTCCTCTTGCTGTACAGAGTGGAAAGAGGATGTATCAATCAGCTGAATACTGGGATGAGCAACAGGTGCAG TGTTCTCAATCACTGCCACACTTGCAGATACAGACTGATTTACATCTTCCTTTCAAActcaaaccagaagaaggagctAATTTCTGGAAGAGCTGGGCACAAATAAAAAATGAGGATGTATGGAAAGATGCTGGAAAGAACCCTCAGGGATTTGGAA GAAGAAAACCAATGACTTTTAGGGAAGATGTCCTTTCAGTGCCAATAGCAGAACTGAATTATGGGCTGTGCCTAATGATCAAAGAAGCTAGAAAGCAAGATGGTTCCTCTTATGAAGCAGACATgttgtattatttatttctttgtattCAAAAG TATATGTTTGACAATGACAGAATTGACAACATTTTTGCTGATCTTTATTATGTGAAGTTTTTGGAAAGGCTTCATGGCGTGATGAAGGGATGGTGTCCAAGAGTGAGCCCCTCTG GGTATGTTCTGTCTAGTTGTATCATGGAGGAAATGTTATGGGACTGCAAACAACTTGGAGCACATTCTCCTGCTACTCTCCTGTTCACACTGATGTATTTCAACACTAA GTATTTCATATTGAAAACTGTGGAGCAGCATGCACAGCTAGCCTTTTCCAAAATTCTGAAGCAGACCAGGAAAAATACAGGCATCGGAAAGGACAAATGTTCTATAATACGATTCCTGAGGCTTTATGGACAGATTCTGGGAGGACGAAAAG ATGAGACTTACGTGGAACAACCTGAAAACCCGGACAACCCTTTGCAGTGCCCCATAAAACTGTATGACTTCTATTGCTTTAAATG CCCCCAAGGTGTCAAAGGGCCAAGTGATGCCTTCTATCTGGTCCCTGAACCAGTCGTGGCACCAAACAGTCCTATCTGGTACTCTGCTCAGCCTGTGAAAGTGGATGTGATGGAGCAGATGTTGACTAGAATTCTGGTGGTCAAGGAGGTCCAAGAAGCACATGCGAAGACCCATATATCAGCATAG
- the LOC140905283 gene encoding transcriptional regulator QRICH1-like isoform X2 yields MREGKAAPERQSPAWAARDCRCRGLPYPRVLRRMHHSIQYEDHQSMKAHSIPQHHMKVFLDSLSSQGPEEVQQFVHSPISVYQQGNHYIYMGSTDVSGPLLELVHPVTSPLQHPALSYCGPLEHQHIQVYHTQPQQGHQIEMQQNNLIKQVQLQIEAQPSPEGQFNTPTSEWERRLSCISQPMKKRKIDMPVEDNYSNSQSSLQNIPITVLTMPSHTQQQAYNSLQQELLTVDSNQLYGLAPATGTNGHLPDVESWAVCPHAICPETQNMMNTPVYRDACGIIQIGEMAMNMTSIKLEESKDNFQAVSEARKSIQESPIPSTPCFPVQCVNKNGNTHLPLAVQSGKRMYQSAEYWDEQQVQCSQSLPHLQIQTDLHLPFKLKPEEGANFWKSWAQIKNEDVWKDAGKNPQGFGRRKPMTFREDVLSVPIAELNYGLCLMIKEARKQDGSSYEADMLYYLFLCIQKYMFDNDRIDNIFADLYYVKFLERLHGVMKGWCPRVSPSGYVLSSCIMEEMLWDCKQLGAHSPATLLFTLMYFNTKYFILKTVEQHAQLAFSKILKQTRKNTGIGKDKCSIIRFLRLYGQILGGRKDETYVEQPENPDNPLQCPIKLYDFYCFKCPQGVKGPSDAFYLVPEPVVAPNSPIWYSAQPVKVDVMEQMLTRILVVKEVQEAHAKTHISA; encoded by the exons ATGCGTGAGGGGAAGGCTGCCCCAGAGAGACAAAGCCCGGCGTGGGCGGCTCGGGACTGCCGGTGCCGCGGACTCCCCTACCCCAGAG TTCTCAGAAGGATGCACCATTCCATCCAGTATGAAGATCACCAAAGTATGAAAGCCCATTCAATACCTCAACATCACATGAAAGTATTTCTAGACTCGTTAAGTAGTCAAGGGCCAGAAGAAGTACAGCAATTTGTGCATTCTCCAATCTCGGTATACCAACAAGGAAATCATTATATATACATGGGCAGCACCGATGTATCAGGGCCTTTGTTAGAGTTGGTGCATCCAGTTACATCTCCTCTCCAACATCCAGCACTAAGCTACTGTGGACCACTGGAGCATCAGCATATTCAAGTGTACCATACACAGCCTCAACAAGGCCATCAAATAGAAATGCAGCAAAATAATTTGATCAAACAAGTACAACTGCAGATAGAGGCTCAGCCCTCCCCTGAAGGGCAATTTAATACACCAACTTCTGAATGGGAAAGAAGACTGTCATGTATTTCTCAACctatgaagaaaaggaaaattgaCATGCCAGTAGAAGACAACTACAGTAATAGTCAAAGTTCTCTGCAGAATATACCTATTACTGTACTAACAATGCCTAGCCATACCCAACAGCAGGCTTACAATTCTCTTCAACAAGAACTGCTAACAGTAGATAGCAATCAACTGTATGGACTTGCACCTGCTACAGGAACAAATGGCCATCTGCCTGATGTAGAATCATGGGCAGTTTGTCCTCATGCAATTTGCCCTGAAACTCAGAATATGATGAATACCCCTGTTTATCGGGATGCCTGTGGTATTATTCAGATTGGTGAAATGGCTATGAATATGACTAGCATTAAGTTAGAAGAAAGCAAGGATAATTTTCAAGCTGTTTCAGAAGCTAGAAAGAGTATTCAGGAGAGTCCTATTCCTAGCACACCCTGTTTCCCAGTGCAATGTGTAAATAAGAATGGAAATACACACCTTCCTCTTGCTGTACAGAGTGGAAAGAGGATGTATCAATCAGCTGAATACTGGGATGAGCAACAGGTGCAG TGTTCTCAATCACTGCCACACTTGCAGATACAGACTGATTTACATCTTCCTTTCAAActcaaaccagaagaaggagctAATTTCTGGAAGAGCTGGGCACAAATAAAAAATGAGGATGTATGGAAAGATGCTGGAAAGAACCCTCAGGGATTTGGAA GAAGAAAACCAATGACTTTTAGGGAAGATGTCCTTTCAGTGCCAATAGCAGAACTGAATTATGGGCTGTGCCTAATGATCAAAGAAGCTAGAAAGCAAGATGGTTCCTCTTATGAAGCAGACATgttgtattatttatttctttgtattCAAAAG TATATGTTTGACAATGACAGAATTGACAACATTTTTGCTGATCTTTATTATGTGAAGTTTTTGGAAAGGCTTCATGGCGTGATGAAGGGATGGTGTCCAAGAGTGAGCCCCTCTG GGTATGTTCTGTCTAGTTGTATCATGGAGGAAATGTTATGGGACTGCAAACAACTTGGAGCACATTCTCCTGCTACTCTCCTGTTCACACTGATGTATTTCAACACTAA GTATTTCATATTGAAAACTGTGGAGCAGCATGCACAGCTAGCCTTTTCCAAAATTCTGAAGCAGACCAGGAAAAATACAGGCATCGGAAAGGACAAATGTTCTATAATACGATTCCTGAGGCTTTATGGACAGATTCTGGGAGGACGAAAAG ATGAGACTTACGTGGAACAACCTGAAAACCCGGACAACCCTTTGCAGTGCCCCATAAAACTGTATGACTTCTATTGCTTTAAATG CCCCCAAGGTGTCAAAGGGCCAAGTGATGCCTTCTATCTGGTCCCTGAACCAGTCGTGGCACCAAACAGTCCTATCTGGTACTCTGCTCAGCCTGTGAAAGTGGATGTGATGGAGCAGATGTTGACTAGAATTCTGGTGGTCAAGGAGGTCCAAGAAGCACATGCGAAGACCCATATATCAGCATAG
- the LOC140905283 gene encoding transcriptional regulator QRICH1-like isoform X3, with the protein MHHSIQYEDHQSMKAHSIPQHHMKVFLDSLSSQGPEEVQQFVHSPISVYQQGNHYIYMGSTDVSGPLLELVHPVTSPLQHPALSYCGPLEHQHIQVYHTQPQQGHQIEMQQNNLIKQVQLQIEAQPSPEGQFNTPTSEWERRLSCISQPMKKRKIDMPVEDNYSNSQSSLQNIPITVLTMPSHTQQQAYNSLQQELLTVDSNQLYGLAPATGTNGHLPDVESWAVCPHAICPETQNMMNTPVYRDACGIIQIGEMAMNMTSIKLEESKDNFQAVSEARKSIQESPIPSTPCFPVQCVNKNGNTHLPLAVQSGKRMYQSAEYWDEQQVQCSQSLPHLQIQTDLHLPFKLKPEEGANFWKSWAQIKNEDVWKDAGKNPQGFGRRKPMTFREDVLSVPIAELNYGLCLMIKEARKQDGSSYEADMLYYLFLCIQKYMFDNDRIDNIFADLYYVKFLERLHGVMKGWCPRVSPSGYVLSSCIMEEMLWDCKQLGAHSPATLLFTLMYFNTKYFILKTVEQHAQLAFSKILKQTRKNTGIGKDKCSIIRFLRLYGQILGGRKDETYVEQPENPDNPLQCPIKLYDFYCFKCPQGVKGPSDAFYLVPEPVVAPNSPIWYSAQPVKVDVMEQMLTRILVVKEVQEAHAKTHISA; encoded by the exons ATGCACCATTCCATCCAGTATGAAGATCACCAAAGTATGAAAGCCCATTCAATACCTCAACATCACATGAAAGTATTTCTAGACTCGTTAAGTAGTCAAGGGCCAGAAGAAGTACAGCAATTTGTGCATTCTCCAATCTCGGTATACCAACAAGGAAATCATTATATATACATGGGCAGCACCGATGTATCAGGGCCTTTGTTAGAGTTGGTGCATCCAGTTACATCTCCTCTCCAACATCCAGCACTAAGCTACTGTGGACCACTGGAGCATCAGCATATTCAAGTGTACCATACACAGCCTCAACAAGGCCATCAAATAGAAATGCAGCAAAATAATTTGATCAAACAAGTACAACTGCAGATAGAGGCTCAGCCCTCCCCTGAAGGGCAATTTAATACACCAACTTCTGAATGGGAAAGAAGACTGTCATGTATTTCTCAACctatgaagaaaaggaaaattgaCATGCCAGTAGAAGACAACTACAGTAATAGTCAAAGTTCTCTGCAGAATATACCTATTACTGTACTAACAATGCCTAGCCATACCCAACAGCAGGCTTACAATTCTCTTCAACAAGAACTGCTAACAGTAGATAGCAATCAACTGTATGGACTTGCACCTGCTACAGGAACAAATGGCCATCTGCCTGATGTAGAATCATGGGCAGTTTGTCCTCATGCAATTTGCCCTGAAACTCAGAATATGATGAATACCCCTGTTTATCGGGATGCCTGTGGTATTATTCAGATTGGTGAAATGGCTATGAATATGACTAGCATTAAGTTAGAAGAAAGCAAGGATAATTTTCAAGCTGTTTCAGAAGCTAGAAAGAGTATTCAGGAGAGTCCTATTCCTAGCACACCCTGTTTCCCAGTGCAATGTGTAAATAAGAATGGAAATACACACCTTCCTCTTGCTGTACAGAGTGGAAAGAGGATGTATCAATCAGCTGAATACTGGGATGAGCAACAGGTGCAG TGTTCTCAATCACTGCCACACTTGCAGATACAGACTGATTTACATCTTCCTTTCAAActcaaaccagaagaaggagctAATTTCTGGAAGAGCTGGGCACAAATAAAAAATGAGGATGTATGGAAAGATGCTGGAAAGAACCCTCAGGGATTTGGAA GAAGAAAACCAATGACTTTTAGGGAAGATGTCCTTTCAGTGCCAATAGCAGAACTGAATTATGGGCTGTGCCTAATGATCAAAGAAGCTAGAAAGCAAGATGGTTCCTCTTATGAAGCAGACATgttgtattatttatttctttgtattCAAAAG TATATGTTTGACAATGACAGAATTGACAACATTTTTGCTGATCTTTATTATGTGAAGTTTTTGGAAAGGCTTCATGGCGTGATGAAGGGATGGTGTCCAAGAGTGAGCCCCTCTG GGTATGTTCTGTCTAGTTGTATCATGGAGGAAATGTTATGGGACTGCAAACAACTTGGAGCACATTCTCCTGCTACTCTCCTGTTCACACTGATGTATTTCAACACTAA GTATTTCATATTGAAAACTGTGGAGCAGCATGCACAGCTAGCCTTTTCCAAAATTCTGAAGCAGACCAGGAAAAATACAGGCATCGGAAAGGACAAATGTTCTATAATACGATTCCTGAGGCTTTATGGACAGATTCTGGGAGGACGAAAAG ATGAGACTTACGTGGAACAACCTGAAAACCCGGACAACCCTTTGCAGTGCCCCATAAAACTGTATGACTTCTATTGCTTTAAATG CCCCCAAGGTGTCAAAGGGCCAAGTGATGCCTTCTATCTGGTCCCTGAACCAGTCGTGGCACCAAACAGTCCTATCTGGTACTCTGCTCAGCCTGTGAAAGTGGATGTGATGGAGCAGATGTTGACTAGAATTCTGGTGGTCAAGGAGGTCCAAGAAGCACATGCGAAGACCCATATATCAGCATAG